One segment of Eschrichtius robustus isolate mEscRob2 chromosome 3, mEscRob2.pri, whole genome shotgun sequence DNA contains the following:
- the ID3 gene encoding DNA-binding protein inhibitor ID-3 — protein sequence MKALSPVRGCYEAVCCLSERSLAIARGRGKSPAAEEPLSLLDDMNHCYSRLRELVPGVPRGTQLSQVEILQRVIDYILDLQVVLAEPAPGPPDSPHLPIQTAELAPELVISNDQRSFCH from the exons ATGAAGGCGCTGAGCCCGGTGCGCGGCTGCTACGAGGCGGTGTGCTGCCTGTCGGAACGCAGCCTGGCCATCGCGCGGGGCCGCGGCAAGAGCCCGGCAGCTGAGGAGCCGCTGAGCCTGCTTGACGACATGAACCACTGCTACTCGCGTCTGCGGGAATTGGTACCCGGAGTCCCGCGAGGCACTCAGCTTAGCCAGGTGGAAATCCTGCAGCGCGTCATCGACTACATCCTCGACCTGCAGGTGGTTCTGGCCGAGCCCGCTCCTGGACCCCCAGACAGCCCGCATCTTCCCATCCAG ACAGCCGAGCTTGCTCCGGAACTTGTGATCTCCAACGACCAAAGGAGCTTCTGCCACTGA